In Leptidea sinapis chromosome 2, ilLepSina1.1, whole genome shotgun sequence, the sequence cagcgtgtaatgtgagttaccatcgataagtttattgggatagaaaagtcaacgatagttacgttttttatctcaagtaagtgaTATACTGAATACTGGCAACGGccgttaaaaatatatatatatatgtatatatatatatgtatatatataaatatgtatataatatacatacaaaatttcatacctacaattaaaagatttttttgttaGTTAAGAAAGTAGAAGTtgattcattataattattattttgtttttccatgTTCTTGTAATGAATTAATGTGACAGCAGATCTGTCAAACTGTCAATGTCAAAATGAAACTTATTTGAAAGAATTATTCGTACAGAGATAaggattaaaattaataaaaaaacaataaaggtcacgaatcgaaataaaaaactatcataTAGGTATAGTTGGATCAAATTGCACGCAATgtgcaaaatttaattaaaatcaactcACTAGTTTTGGAGTTCATCGCGCACAAACAACGCGAcacgatattttttatatttaaagatataagtttgtttgtatcTGATATACGATTTATTCGGatgtaatgaaaatttaaagCATTCATATTGTCATAGATATCAATATCTATTTAGacgaaaatatttaaagtatgtatataaacttatataatttatacatctattaTTTACTAGTTTTATATCGCACATATTTTCGCATGCGCACCTTTGTAACTTAGCATAACTATGagtgtaatattgtaataaccactggtgaatctaaataaataaataaaaatataagatagatacactgtgacagctgtgaacacgtcaatAAAAATAGCGACTAAAAGTAAGCCTCTATTTTTCAAACTAACGTATCGCGAGTCTAGGACGTCGCAGACAGCAATGGGCtccatctagatgtataaattacctaagtatataaaataccaTTGCGTAGGCTATTTAAAGTTGTCAATTAGAATTACGTAAGATATAGAAACGAATAAGTCGGTCAGTACGGAGAATTAATATTCGGTGTACGTACAGAGTTTCAATAGAGAACGACACTTGCGAAATAGTACTGCTCAAAAAGAAATGGTCAGTTTTCGTAACACTGTTGTCTCTTGAATATCAATGTTGATCGCAAGGAAGTTATGCAGTGTAATAAATTGGCCTGTGTTGAGAAATTGGTCTGGTATCAAACGAAAGCGATCGCCGATTAGTGGTTTTATGTGTTCGATTGTCGATCATTCAACATTGGTAACATTGAATATTGTTCtacatttgaataaaacacttttaaaggattaaaacgcgtgtgattgtaactctttttacattagatttagaaaacgagatctagaaaggtcttgaaacgtcgggttaactaaaatgaaaatttaacttttacgcaataatgtaatgtaaaaacagtcacaattacacgcgttttaatcctttaaaattgttttattaaaatgtgtaacactcgcattaatcaaagaaaatactattgttCTACAACTCAAAGACTCAAAGATtgaatctttataatattaatttaagtgcgcaaaaaaagaatgctgggagagtttcttgcgccgcttcttctctctcagggcgccatttgtttccgaagcggtagtagtatctagtagttattagaaatgacatcaaaaagaattctaaaggaatcaattttgaaaaaataaatgccttttatgcctttttaaataagaccatgagaaaaaaaaatacaatattgaaaTATGAGTTGAATAGAGACTCATCAAATAATGGAAATGATGAGCAATTAATTAGTTTTGTCCATATTGTCCTCTGTATCAGAACCTGCATGGTTCCAAGCATTCTTTTCTTTGTACTTCTGTTCTCCGTTCTTGTACGTTTGCccgtttatgtaaaaaatacgGTTTGCACTGCGGGAgggccggcagaagtgaaaacttgaacattacaTTGGAAGGTTTAGGAAATAATTTCGcgcgaattgctttatttatcagtataaaagtactagcatttatgtagtTAAATACAACATTgctattgcgctatcgtacacaaaaatgacaatttatagtacataaaaaatttaacacctcagaactattacaattattttatattaaaaggtttatctctcagaaataTCAACTTTCAACCataataaactattaaaatatttcacctcgcggtgtttcggcttcgcaatcacaatgattcaaccactggtcaaatatgaccgtatgatcatttaGTTCAAATAGCCCAACTAAAATtatttagaagtataaatcttccATCAGATCCATAATTTCACAGTctgtcttacaaattttcgatcAGATCACGTGTGCTGACGCGAGTTCGTCGCTAAAGAAATTTATAGCTGTAAATAactgataaaatattaatgatctctaaattattctattaagtGAATCTATTATTAATGTAACCGACTTTGATGGACGGTAGTAAACGGACAACAAAGCTCAAAAATTCGTTACACACactatcgggctgtcaggtcagctattaagtctatcccccttattcctaatggtccgctaacttaaaacagctgctaaagagtgttatttctcattctgacgtaggtcaatagaagaagacagagtgagaattagcaatgccttaagtttattatttatattattatgaataaggcgtTATATgttaacatatatacatatatacaagtaatatataatagttcATTCTAAGTCTATGATTGAGATGTGATTGAGACAGTcaatacatgtatataatactagctgatagCCCGTGACTTCGTCCAGGTATACACAGAACTGAGCACGTTGTAGCGACATatcacttaaatatttaaaataaaagaagaacAGCATTTGCTGTCGCGACACTTTGTTCTGCAAACttgtagtacattattttattatattatcaatacttttcgcagcgcaagcgatgaaaaaaatattttagttattttttttcacaccttaggttacattattggagttttagtaaggatccctaatttttttgaaattattatacagCGTATATCACCCAGGGATAGTGTAGCTTTCCAaaagtgaaagaatttttcaaagcagttcagtagtttcggagcctattcaatgcaaacacaCATACAATCATATctttcatctttataatattattagtatggATAACTCATAGATTTTCTGATTGTATTGCTGATTTAAATCTGTCTATTAAGGTTTAGCTGGTGAAACAGTTTACAATCAAATGAGGGTAGATTATATTCGTTCATCACGAATGTTATTCATGTCTGCCTTAGTAGATGTTATCACTGTGGCATTTCGTGTTTATAATGCGGTGAGAGTGACACAATAACTTACTGTTTACAATAGTatgttacaatttattaaatatgtttagAAATGTTGTACAAaatgactgttgcatctcaataaaaaggcataaaaaggcatttattttctcaaaattgattcctttagaattttttttggtgtcatttctaataactactagatactacaaccgcttcggaaacaaatggcgccctgagagagaagaagcggcgcaagaaactctctcgtcatttctatcgctataaaataatcacaatatattcttaataatggtctgtatgttcataagcacatccaggaatttgctagaaactgcgacagttaaaataaaactgttatgtattttattgggcgatgtatatgcttctacaatatgatcccagataatgtacaaaacaaatgttaccGAATCCAAAACGGAACCTTTATAGATTctttatgtctgtctgtctttccgtccgtatgtcacagccacttttttccgaaactataataACTAAACAGTTGAAACTTCTTcttaaataagagaatgatacaactaaaaataatatttaatgtacattacaaacttccaccgaaaattggtttgaacgagatatagtaagtagtttttttttaatacgtcataaatcgtaaaccgcaatttacctttAACAATaactaaattgaaaaaaaaaaatacactattattgaaacatcgatcaaagttacaacgaactacaagaacttttatattatgttacttgatGCTACGGAACTCTTCATGTCGGAgtcgactcgcacttggccgcttttaatttaattaaataaaatcttaccTTGGTGTTCATTGTTGTTTGCTTGGGGTTTGGTTGGCAGTGCGATGGTGTACTGTGAGGTATCCAGGACGGAAACGCGTTTTATATGAGACAATACGTAACTGAAGACGTGACGGACATACGTGTGACTATTAAAGAAGGTGCGTTACGCTATACCTGTAACGTTTGGTACAGTTCTTACACGGATGTAATTTGGATCATTTGAAGTCACatggtggtagttttagactttttttgaataagagacgagcaggacgttcagctgatgttaaatgatacgccatgccaattacaatgcagtgccaatcaggattctcgaaaaacgcaaaaattctgagcggcactacactaaGGGTGTTgaagttagtgaaattactggtcaaatgagacttaacatcttctgtgtcaaggtgatgagcgcaattgtagtgccgcttagaatttttggggtttgtCAAGagtcctgaacggcactgcattgtaatgggcaggacgcatcaattaccatcagctgaatgtcctgctcgtctcgtcccttattctcatttaaaaaaaagataacgaCCAATGCTCAGAAATAATTTAGACtgtaaaatttcataaattcgATCAAGCAGAGGCGTATGGCAACAAACAGTgtgatacgagaattttatataattatataattagtgtggccataaatactgttacagttaaaaataaacaaaatattacatttgaatttagaatctatcatttttatatgattgctctttgagttttctcatcttggcgccaatacattgtacagtattttgcgatattaaaatggagtggataaagagaaccgaatcgctgtgcttgcattacacaaagtaggtatcgagtcaaatgtaatttttaaactcttcatacgcttggtattagtaaaatgtttgtgtaccgggctagtaataggtacaatgagacctcctctgcttgagacagaaaaagatctggccgttcACCTAGTTTTCTTACGTAAAACGTGTTCAAAGGAGTaatagaaagaattcgaagatatcctgtccgaaagcaaaagattttaggTCATTATTTaactgataattaaaaaaatggggTGGTAAATAAGTGGCGAaataactactgaagcggtaggcaaagggaggtcacaaaatttttttatttacagatgAGAAAATGTATTTCAATTgagcaaaattttaacaaacaaaatgaccgtaatTATGCtgaaagctctaaggaagcttcccaattagtcgacagagtgcaacgtgggcactatccgacttcaatgatggtttggtggggtattagctatgaaggagggactgagccatatttttgtgaaaaatcgACACAACTGTATccagataccattcttgagaaggtagtaaAGCCTTAGGTAAcgagcttttttgaaggtacccatctgGTATCACACTTAGCACTCTGGATGAGGATTGAtgtcaattaaataatttttgtagtcTATCCTATTTTTCAGGACCTTCAGgataaccattttttatttcTGATACCCGGCAGAGTCTTGTATCAGTGCCAATATGTGACTACGATCTTTGTGCCAATATGTGACTACGatatcattataattttaagacgaaaaaagcaaaaataagTAATAGAGTGTGAGCGTCGAAAAGGTTCTACTTTCGCCAATatcactatatattataaaacaaagtcctccaccgcgtctgtctgttcgcaacAAACTCAAAAACTCCACCACCGATTTTCAAGTTGTTTTCATGAATTGATAGATGTGATTTTTGAGGAAGGTTTTAgcttttagtatataatttgttaagtgttGTGTAAATTATCAAGGGATAATACAATCGATCTTTTTCAGACTAACTTTATGTCAGCGAGGAGCATGTTAAGACGGCGTTTCTTTAATAAGTATTAAGATAGTAGTTAAAAGTAGTACTGTAATGTCACTGAATCTTTACTTGTGTATTaactgtattaattatttaattgatttaaattgtgcattgtattttattagtttactttagtgtttattagtatcgttgaatttaattattctgtAACTACTGGCGGAGACCTATTGGCTCACAGTTATGTAAATTAACATATAAGGTAGCTAATAGCTGTTGGTCTTCCTAACAAAGGCAATAATTGCAGGTATCGGAataaataagccgtctgggagcatTCAACGAAAACGCTACATAAGTCCTTTGTGAAGACCTGCCTATAGCATTACTCACTCGCACCTATACATAATTTGTTAGATTACCTGGCAGGTAGAAAGTCCAACCGAAGTGATCTGTCTTTATGAGAgttttatgttttagttataaataccctattcaaatttcaagttgccacaaatacatttttatattttttgcataatatttttgCACGTATCTGGCAATATTAAACACCTGACTAAATGGactggaatatttttttttatttattctttaaacataaaactacaacatataaaataataatattgacacactttttacacaaattatcttgcccaaagttaagcatatatagcctgtgttacaagacaatgatatatttgatacaatatacttacttaaacatacataaattcatataaacacatatataaacatacataaatacatttaaacatccatgactcggaaacaaacatccatattcatcatataaatgcttgcacctaccgggattcgaacccgggacctctagctttgtaggtaggaacgctaaccactcggctatacaggccGTCAAATTGCATATTGCTTTTATAAAATTGCATATAATGCACATATTTTtggaaaataattgtattatttctaAAACTTTAGGGGTTCATTTAGGCCCGCTAATCACCAGCCAGGTCTGCAGATCCTGGTTGGGATAATAATATGAGAGGCATGGAACATAATTTCAGCTTGCCTCAAATACCCTAAAAATTGATGCCACCTCTCGGTCCATTAATCTATTTCAAAAGGTAATATTATACGTCTTTAACTGAAATTAAGAAGGAAAGAAAGTAATATCATTTCTTAACTTTGGTGAATATTACACGCGGCGTGACGTTGGTGAATATTTGGCGAATATTCTTATGTAATAAGAATATACCACCACTTCGGGCAAGTTGCGCTTTATCGAGAAGAAGTGCTAATAAACTCAGTACCActcttttatttctattttataccATGTTTGTTGAAtgatgcaccaaaattactcaaacaTTTTGACTGTGAGTTTTCTTGTGTGagttaattaaaagaaaaatttattaagcataaaaaacactataaatatagttagggaataatttcgcacgaattgctttatttatcggtataaaagtactagcacttatgtagttaaatacaatatatatatatatttcggtatcgcacacaaaaatgacaatttatattacataaaaaatttaacacttcagaactattacaattattttacattaaaaagataTACATATCTCTCAGAAatatcaactttcatccattattTCAACGACTCCTTCACCATTTTCATTACCAGCATCATTATCAGCAATCACTAAAACTGATACAATAAGTTTATGGCAGCTGAAGtaagaaacaaaattaaaaagaaacaatttaaacaaaataataagtcgCATAGTAATACAAGTATAACTATCGCCTTAGGGAGAGTCTTCGCTAATGACAAAacttaaaaaccaaataattaaactgtaaatatatttcacGGCTGTGATTCGATCCATTGACCTCGCGGTgattcggcttcgcaatcacaatgattcaaatACTAGTCCCATGACTGTATGATTATTAAGTattatccataatttcaacgattgtcttacgaatttccgatcaggccacgtgtcctgacgggagtttaacattttatacccatcccatgaaaagtgctcaacgccgctaaaaaaggttttcacaataaaactcaaaagtaaAAGTATTATGCGTGCAATTATATACTACTAGTGACGAACCGCTCGTGCCTCTTGCCCATTGATATAAATACCTGGCTCAGTAAATACAACAGACCTCACTTTCAATGTAACTCAGTGGGAAATGTTTAAACCAGATTAGCTTTTGATCCCGATCACCTAGAAACCTAAACTCAAACGATTTTAAGTTTTTCTCATCCAGACCTCTCCAACGATAAATTCCAGATATCATAAGCAACGCTCGTTTACGAGCATGATGCATGTACCAACCATCGCTTCTCTCGCAAATATCTTAGCGAAAGCCGCACCAGGACCCCGCCGCGAGCAGTACCATTCAATTCAACCCTGCCCCGGGAATTTAACTAAAAACAACCAacagatttataatatatttgctcATAAACTACTTTTACTCATTCATAAATCTTATTTAGTATAGACGAGCTGAGTAAAGTAatacacacattttttaaaatggactgaatatttaaataatgtaaaggAATAACataaatgcaataataatagtataaaatatatttattgataaaatataattattgatatacaGATCAAGTCTTTCTTCGTGAGCTCCGTGGTGATCAAGGGTATCTGTATCCAGCAGCCTCGTTCTGGACGAGCTTAGCCGGAGCAGCCGCTGAGTTCGTCGCCTGCTCCTGGGCAGCAGTGAGGCGAACTGGAGCTGCAGGCAAGTTGGAGGTGGCCTGGGCTACTTGAGTGTACGCGGCTGGCAAGGTGTACGCAGCAGCTACGGGTGCATAGCCGGAGGAATAAACCGGAGAAGAGTAAGCCACTGCAGGGTAGTTGGCAATGATGGGAGCAGCCGGAGCCGCAGCGTATCTAGCCACTACTGGGGCTGCGACCTGGGCAGCTACGGGTGCAGCTACGTATCTTGCCGCCACTGGAGCGGCGACTGCTACGGGTGCTGTGGCGTATCTAGCCACTACGGGAGCGGCTACAGGAGCTGCTGCGTATCTAGCTGCAGCGACGGCCGCATTGCTGTAATAAGTGGCCGGCACGGCTGGAGCTACGGCATAGCGGGCGGCAACAACTGCAGGCTGAGCGACATAAGGTGCCACTTTAGCAGCAACAACAGGCTCGGCAACAGCAACGGCTGGTTCAGCGACCACAGCGGGTGCGGCAGCAACTAAAGGCTCCCTTCTCACGACGGCGTTAAATCCATTGACGGAATCAGCAGCGTAGTCCACAACACGGCGGGTGCCGTCAGGCTCAACAACGGAGTACGATCCCTGCACAAGATCACCATCCCGTTGTTCCTGCTGGCTTTTGTAATCACCAGTGAGAGAGTCAGCAACGTTGTATCCGAAACGGTATTGAGGGAAAGAATCGAATTCCTCCAGTCTTGCCGCAGCCACTGGAGCAGTGTAGGCCACTGGTGCAGCGGCGAACGCAGCTGGGGCGACGCTTCCATGAGCCAATCCCAACAGGCAGGAAAAGATAACAACCTGCAACAGAAAATAAACTTACCGAAATGTTCACTCAAGCTAAAATATCCACAGTTTTATGACAGTaaagaacgagacgagcaggacgttcagatgatggtaatcgatacaacctgcccattacaattcagtgccgctcaggattattgaggaaccccaaaattctgatcgacaatacaattgcgctcgtcaccttgaggcataagatgttaagtctcattttcctaaAGATAAATCCACAATTAGTAAACACTGAAATAACTTTCACTATCACTAACAATCCATGAGCGTACCTTGCAGACCATGTTGTGTTGTGATCGGGGAAGCTTCGAGCTGAATTGTACCCTGGTTAGAGACAAATGGCATTTATAGTTGTTGAGTTCGCTTGCTTCATCCCCGACGCATCTCCaaatttgaatatattcaaGTACGCACGTACTAAAGGCGACGGGCCAGGACAATGCCGCTCGAAACAAACGCTACTTGTGTAACCGGAACGGGGTCGGAGCTATGAAATGCGCTGGCTAAGCCTTATTGTCTCAAAGGGGTCCAGACTTTCAGCTCACGTTAAAATCCGGAAAAAATACTCAGGGCCAGTCTTGGTAGTCCATAGGCCTAGAATATACTAGATATGTGAATGTGTGCGTTAACtggtagtttaatattcaaaatactaatgaGCAAATGCCACGTgtggctgactatttacgaTTTGTAAATCATAATCGtttacagtaacaataaattcgttttcttttataatattatcctgTACAAGTAATTATCACAACAAATACGATACTATTCTTAGATAtcgtatattatattgattcaaacaaaagaatcttataattatatttacaatactatcatcatcattatcagccggaagacgtccactactacAATACTATGGTTACAATAAATCAAAACtctcattacggggaagtgtaccaagattTCTGGTACCAAgatgatccgttgaccgaaatagctgcttgggtttccagtagccttattgagcaacgtagatagtactttgtacctATATACCCCGCGCCTcggggccccacgggccaagtgtctcgacaccaaacggcacaaaaatgtaAGACTTCCTCactcacaaaaatttaaaactttcaaatcatctaaaacacTCCACTTCTCCCAAAGtatcatccaagtaccaaagttttgattttaattttgttatggcggaatgaatggctAGGCTAAATATTGCTAGACCAAGAGGGTtgccttgctgacagccaacggaaggccaaatattatgatttttaaataataatttggatggcTTACCTTTCGCTATAGTGATGGCTTGCTTATAATATTGCCATATATAACTATACATTGAAGGAGTTGAATTTTTGACTTCTCTCAGGAGAGCTGGGATATCAACTGATTTAAAGGCATTATTCACACCTAATTTTAGAAAGCCATCACCAGAGTTACTCTCAAAAAAAGTAcgcgcagcgtggactgcagcttcgcaaccaTCTATGCAGTCGGAACCCAACTGAGTTGGGATGAATTTAGTTGAAAGGAAAGAagaaatatgtacaaaacaaattttagaaacaaggtGTCGAAAGATGCAACCCACGACTATAGGACGATAGAATACCAAAatcttttttcttaagagcGCATATATTCGCACCATATTAAATTTCGGTAATTTCAGTATTAACTTTTGCAGAAAGCATGAGATTAACTAAGAGAACAATATCCTCAAGCAAAGCTCTACAGTCTACTCTGCTTAtgggaacgagtctttatttgcgttcacttttcctgaacttgcacttcgccgctGTCGTTGGCGGTGCCTTCAGTAGAttacaccgcaccgaacactagttctcttctatcttcttcttcttcaccttaatcacttttcactacttcttcttttcttcttcttcttttacaGTTAACACTTttgagtcagaactagaactgcagtaggccacgcttagtacggcctctcccattccatctttaaatttaaattgtactacaaatttcttttaactatttctatcctgcttacacatctTCCATCCTTTTtactctgttcgatttgatcttgaacttactagaaattttcactaacaaaacataaaaattccATCGTATccaggtgtatcgaacccgggtctacagcgtctataataaacacttttccgctgagctacgagtattgctgacagAGCTGTGGAAATTATCAAGGTCTTGAAgattgacaactctcgtcatgtacgtcgaaaCGTTGCTATGCGACAATAATACCCTATTAAAATTTCAAGTTGccacaaatacattttttatattttttggcaaAATATTTTTGCCTGTGTCTGGCAATGTTAAAACCCCGACTAAATGGTctgacttattttttatttattctttaaacATAAAAGTATAACATATAGAAAATTGCATATTGCTTTTATAAAATTGCATATAATGCAcatatttttggaaaaaaaataaatattatttctaaaactTTAGGTGTTCATTTAGCCCCGCTAATCACCAGCCAGGTCTGCAGATCCTGGTTGGGATATAATATGAGAGGCATGTAACAAAATTTCAGCTTGCCTCAAATACCTACCCAAAAATTGATGCCTGCTCTCGGTCCATTAATCTATTTAAAAAGGTAATATTATACGTCTTCAACTGAAATTAAGaaggaaagaaagaaatatcatttatttacttTGGTGAATATTACACTTAAGAATATAGCACCACTTCGGGCAAGTTGCGCTTTATCGAGAAGACGTGGTAGGAAACTCAGTGCCActcttttatttctattttataccATGTTTGTTaagtgatgcaccaaaattacttaaacattttgactgtgaGTTTTCTtgtgtaagtaaataaaataaaacgaagtTATTAATCGTAAAAAATACTGGTAATACTATAAAAATGGTTAGGGTATAATTTCACacgaattgatttatttataagtattttatatttattggttACAtagtggttaaatacaatatttatttactcgTATTTCGCTATGGCACACAAATTGACAATTTATaacaacataaaaatttaacacttcagaactattacaatgattttacattaaaaagtttatctctcagaaataTCAAGTTTCATCCATACTTTCAACGACTACTTCACCATCTTCATTACCAGTATCTTCATCACCAATCTCTAAAACTGATACAATAGGTTTATGGTAGTTGAAGAAAGaagcaaactaaaaaaaaaaaacaatttaaacaaaataataagtaacataataatacaagtataactatcgccttagggagagtcttcgctaatgacaaagcttaaaaatcaaataattaaactttaaagatatttcacggctgagattcgatccctcaaTCTCGCGGTGTTTTTGCTTCGCAATTACAacgattcaaccactggtccagtgactataattagttagaagcataaatctttcatccattatttcaacgactgtcttacgaatttccgATCAGGttacgtgtcctgacgcgagtttaacattatATACCCATCCAaaacccatcccaagaaaagtgctcaacgccgctaaagatgttttcacatcaataatactcaaaattaaactaaaaataattaaagatgaTTAAAGGTATTTAATTAAAGGTATACGa encodes:
- the LOC126973074 gene encoding cuticle protein 19.8-like: MVCKVVIFSCLLGLAHGSVAPAAFAAAPVAYTAPVAAARLEEFDSFPQYRFGYNVADSLTGDYKSQQEQRDGDLVQGSYSVVEPDGTRRVVDYAADSVNGFNAVVRREPLVAAAPAVVAEPAVAVAEPVVAAKVAPYVAQPAVVAARYAVAPAVPATYYSNAAVAAARYAAAPVAAPVVARYATAPVAVAAPVAARYVAAPVAAQVAAPVVARYAAAPAAPIIANYPAVAYSSPVYSSGYAPVAAAYTLPAAYTQVAQATSNLPAAPVRLTAAQEQATNSAAAPAKLVQNEAAGYRYP